The segment CGCGCAGCAGCACGCCCACGTTGTCCCCCGCCTCGCCCTGGTCCAGCAGCTTGCGGAACATCTCCACGCCCGTGCACGTCGTCTTCGTCGTCGGCTTGATGCCCACGATCTCGATTTCGTCGCCCACCTTCACCAGGCCGCGCTCGATGCGGCCCGTCACCACCGTGCCGCGGCCCGAGATCGAGAACACGTCCTCGATCGGCATCAGGAACGGCTTGTCCTTCGGACGCTCCGGCACCGGTATGTACCGGTCCATCTCTTCCACCAGCTTGATCACCGCCGGCATCCCGATCGGCGAGCTGTCGCCCTCCAGCGCCTTCAGCGCCGAGCCCGTCACGATCGGCGTGTCGTCCCCCGGGAACTTGTACGTCGTCAGCAGCTCGCGGACTTCCATCTCCACCAGCTCCAGCAGCTCCGGATCGTCCACCATGTCCGCCTTGTTCAGGAACACCACGATGTACGGCACGCCCACCTGCCGCGCCAGCAGAATGTGCTCGCGCGTCTGCGGCATCGGGCCGTCCGCCGCCGACACCACCAGGATCGCGCCGTCCATCTGCGCCGCGCCCGTAATCATGTTCTTCACGTAGTCCGCGTGTCCCGGGCAGTCCACGTGCGCGTAGTGCCGCGCCGTCGACTCGTACTCCACGTGCGACGTCGAAATCGTAATACCGCGCGCCTTCTCTTCCGGTGCCTTGTCGATCTGGTCGTAGTTCAGCACCTCGCCGCCAAATTTCTCCGCCAGCACCTTCGTCAGCGCCGCCGTCAACGTCGTCTTACCGTGGTCCACGTGACCGATCGTTCCCACGTTCACGTGCGGCTTCGTACGCTCAAATTTTCCCTTGGACATTGGACTGTCTCCCAAAAATTCTGGTTGCCTAACACGCCGGAGCGCTCATTCCCTAAAATCCCCGAAGACCCCAGGACCTGCGCCAGATGCCTGAGGTGGAGCCCATAACCGGATTTGAACCGGTGACCTCTTCCTTACCAAGGAAGTGCTCTACCGCCTGAGCTATATGGGCCTAGGATCTTCTGGAGCGGGTGATGGGAATCGAACCCACACCATCAGCTTGGAAGGCTGAGGTTCTACCATTGAACTACACCCGCCTGCTCAGCTATAGACCCGGCAGATGCCCGGTCCCTCATCACGTCCGCTCTACAACGGCGATTCCTGGTGGAGGGGGGAGGATTCGAACCTCCGAAGGCAGAGCCGTCAGATTTACAGTCTGATCCCTTTGGCCGCTCGGGAACCCCTCCCAAAGCAAGCCGCCTATTTTGCTGGTGTATCCGTGCCTTGTCAACATTGAAACCCGGCCCGCGCGGAGGCCCGGCGACCGGGAATCCGCGCCACCCGACGCACCGAAATATGGCGTGCGCGCGGCTCACCCGGCGGACTCGTCCGCCTTGGCCTGCCGCCACAGCGCCTCCTGCTCGTCCAGTGCGAGATCGCCGAAACGGCGCCCGCCGTCCGCGGCGATCGCCTCCATGCGGGCGTAGCGCCGCTCGAAGCGCCGGTTGGCCTGCCGCAGCGCCGCCTCGGGATCGACGCCGAGGTGCCGGGCCAGGTTGCTCACCGCGAGCAGCAGGTCGCCGACCTCGTGCACCCGCTGCGGCGAGCCCGCCGGGGTGCCGAGCTCGGCGCGCAACTCCGCGATCTCTTCCGCGATCTTGTCGAACACGCGCTCGACGTCGGGCCAGTCGAACCCGTCGCGCGCGGCGCGGTTCTGCAGCTTCACCGCCCGCGTCAGGGCGGGCAGGGCATGCGCAACGCCCGCCAGCGTGCCGCGCAGGCCGCTTTCGTCGCGCTCGCGCGCCTTGTGTCCTTCCCAGTCCGCGGCCTGGTCCCGGGCATCGGCGCCGCGCCCGGCGCCGAACACATGCGGGTGGCGCCGGACCAGCTTGGCCGCGATCCCCTCCGCCACCTCGCGGAAACCGAACAGGCCCTGCTCCTCGGCGATGCGGGCGTAGAACACGATCTGGAACAGCAGGTCGCCCAGTTCGTCGCGCAGTCCGGCATCGTCGCCGCGCTCGATCGCATCCGCGACCTCGTAGGCCTCCTCCAGGGTGTGCGGCAACAGGGAGCGGAAAGTCTGGGCGCGATCCCACGGGCAGCCGCTTTCCTCGGCGCGCAGGCGGCGCATGATCTCGAGCAGCTCATCCACTCCGTTCACGGTCCCTCCTGCCGCGCCTGCCCGATGCGGTCCAGACTGACCAGCTTGTTGCCGGCGTCGAAACACAGCCGGAACTCGCCATGCACGCCGTCGCGGGTGACGAAACGGCGCAGCAGGCCGGCGGGAAACTGGATCGTGCGTCCGTCACGCCCGCGCACGACCACATGACGCGCGGCGCCCTGGTAGTAACGCAGGTACTCGTCCGACGAAATGTTCAGCACGAAGGTGACCTCTCCCGCCTCAGTCATCATCGCCTCCGCTTTCGCCGTACTTCAGCATGCGCTCGATCCGGCCCAACGGTATCCTGACCCCGTCACCGATGCCTTCGCAGCGACGCGCCTCGCGCAGCCACGCCGTCCGGCTGCCGATCACCTCGGGCCAGAACGGATAACTCACGCACTGGCGCGGGCGCGCGGCGTACACCCTGCAGCGCCCGTCGACACCGAGGAACGTGCAGCGGCCGTCGCGCTCCAGCCGCAGCACGCGCGCGCCCTGCGCGGTGCGCGCCAGATAGCGCCGCCGGAACCACGGCCAGCTCAGGCCGAGGTGCGCGCAGATCCTCCTGGCCTCCGCGCGCCCGACGAAGACATGGTAATCGCCGCCGCCGCTGCAGCACGCGCCGCATCCGGTACAGCGAAAACGCAGCGGATGCCGCTGGTAATAGGGTTTTGCGCCTTGCATGCCGCTCTCGCCTGGTCGTGAAAAAATTGCCGCGATACGCGCCGCGCCCGGCAAAAACCGGGGTGCGCTCATGGTGACCGATTTTAACAAGAAATGGATTGCACGGCGGAAAATACGTTGCTATGCTGCGCGTACTGTAATACAAGCGGGAAATACAGTTTTTTACCTCGACCAACCAACAGCCAACCAACAGCAAGGAGAATTCCATGGTTGCAAAAAAGAAAGCGGGAACCAAGAAAAAAGCGGCCACCAAGAAAGTCGCTGCCAAGAAAGCAATCGCCCGCCCCAAGGTTTCCAGTTCCTTCACCCGTTCCTCGACCCTGTCCCATATCGCCGATAGCACCGGCATCACCAAGAAGGACGTCTCCACCGTGATCGACAGCCTGAAGGCGGTGGTCGAAGCGCACGTGAAGGCGGGCAAGATCTTCACCCTGCCCGGCCTGTTCAAGGTCAAGGTCACGCGCAAGCCGGCCACCAAGGCCCGCAAAGGCGTCAACCCGTTCACCGGCCAGGAGATGATGTTCAAGGCCAAGCCCGCGCGGAACGTGGTCAAGATCCAGGCGTTGAAGTCGCTGAAGGACATGGCCTGATTGCGCATGCGCGTGCGCCCGGCGTCGCGCCGGGCGCACGCGCGGCCGTAAGGCAGTGCAACACGGGGCGGGAGTTTCCCGCCCCGCGTTTCCGAATATTCCGCCCTGATATCCCCCGTCCCGCATTCAACCACCCGCCGCCTCCATGACCGCCGCCTCCGGCCAGCCCGCCATGCATCACGGCCTGGTACGATTTTTTCATTAGAGACGGCATGACACGCATCCTGTTCCTGCTCTGCCTGCTGCCGGCGTTCTGCCTCCCGGGAAACGCCGCCGCGGCGGACGAAGCGGCGGAGCTTCGCCGCCTGCGCGCCGATTTCCTGGCGGCGGAGGGCGCCCTGCGCGGCGGCGATCTCGCCCGTTACCGCGCACTGCTCGCGGGACTGGGCGACTACCCGCTCTACCCGTATCTGCGCTTTCAGTATCTGCTCCCGCGTCTGCAGTCGACGGGCGAGGATGAGATAACGGAATTCATCCGGCGCTACGCGGACAGCCCGCTGGCCGTCCGCCTGCAGAGCGCCTGGCTCGACAGTCTCGCCCGCAGCGGCCGCTGGCAGACCTTGCTGCGGCATGCCCCCGCCGACAGCGGTGATGTGGAACTGGATTGCCAGCGCCGCTGGGCCCTGCATCGGGCTGGCGATACAGCCTCCGCCCTGGCCGGGATGGAACGGCTGTGGCTGGTGGATCGCTCCCAGCCCGCCGCCTGCGACCGCGTCTTCGCGCTCTGGCGCAGCGCGGGGGGGCTTGAACCGGAGCTGGTCTGGCGCCGCTTCGCGCTCGCGATGAACAACAACGAGGTCCAGCTGGCGCGCTATCTCGCGCGCCAGCTGGACGGCGAATACCGGGAAGACGCGGAACTGTGGCTGCGCGTCCACGCCGATCCCGCGCTCATCCTGTCGTTGCCGCGCGGCGGACGGCCGGTGTCCGCCAGCATCCTGATCCACGGAATCAAACGCCTCGCGCGCAAAGATATCGACCGGGCGATCGCGGTGTGGACGGAAACACTCAGCACGCGCCAC is part of the Gammaproteobacteria bacterium genome and harbors:
- the mazG gene encoding nucleoside triphosphate pyrophosphohydrolase: MRRLRAEESGCPWDRAQTFRSLLPHTLEEAYEVADAIERGDDAGLRDELGDLLFQIVFYARIAEEQGLFGFREVAEGIAAKLVRRHPHVFGAGRGADARDQAADWEGHKARERDESGLRGTLAGVAHALPALTRAVKLQNRAARDGFDWPDVERVFDKIAEEIAELRAELGTPAGSPQRVHEVGDLLLAVSNLARHLGVDPEAALRQANRRFERRYARMEAIAADGGRRFGDLALDEQEALWRQAKADESAG
- a CDS encoding YkgJ family cysteine cluster protein, yielding MQGAKPYYQRHPLRFRCTGCGACCSGGGDYHVFVGRAEARRICAHLGLSWPWFRRRYLARTAQGARVLRLERDGRCTFLGVDGRCRVYAARPRQCVSYPFWPEVIGSRTAWLREARRCEGIGDGVRIPLGRIERMLKYGESGGDDD
- the tuf gene encoding elongation factor Tu, whose product is MSKGKFERTKPHVNVGTIGHVDHGKTTLTAALTKVLAEKFGGEVLNYDQIDKAPEEKARGITISTSHVEYESTARHYAHVDCPGHADYVKNMITGAAQMDGAILVVSAADGPMPQTREHILLARQVGVPYIVVFLNKADMVDDPELLELVEMEVRELLTTYKFPGDDTPIVTGSALKALEGDSSPIGMPAVIKLVEEMDRYIPVPERPKDKPFLMPIEDVFSISGRGTVVTGRIERGLVKVGDEIEIVGIKPTTKTTCTGVEMFRKLLDQGEAGDNVGVLLRGTKREEVERGQVLCKPGSITPHTKFECEVYILGKEEGGRHTPFFNGYRPQFYFRTTDVTGACDLPSGVEMVMPGDNVKMTVSLINPIAMEEGLRFAIREGGRTVGAGVVSKVLE
- a CDS encoding DUF2835 domain-containing protein, yielding MTEAGEVTFVLNISSDEYLRYYQGAARHVVVRGRDGRTIQFPAGLLRRFVTRDGVHGEFRLCFDAGNKLVSLDRIGQARQEGP
- a CDS encoding HU family DNA-binding protein; the protein is MVAKKKAGTKKKAATKKVAAKKAIARPKVSSSFTRSSTLSHIADSTGITKKDVSTVIDSLKAVVEAHVKAGKIFTLPGLFKVKVTRKPATKARKGVNPFTGQEMMFKAKPARNVVKIQALKSLKDMA